One genomic segment of Linepithema humile isolate Giens D197 chromosome 5, Lhum_UNIL_v1.0, whole genome shotgun sequence includes these proteins:
- the Osi7 gene encoding uncharacterized protein Osi7 — protein MIIDKREADEGEEVSVGRLSAAYAIHSTERERERGVGRVTRTEQREKGDERAYDANADPRWPANPRGLPSCDYFGIKAKQPLLDVTHEVASAHPGVPDHVQTRLYVWGTEESEGDRFRIVTHAALEDIYGFVLDTRGTRGTRRACTTVTMAKHFATLLWVSAALTATLALPTSDKAGGSENDLMASIYADCLKKESISCIKYKVFTYVDKMLADKEDITLSEGITVVKTSNAEGEGAPRSIESNDFDTLLFDRLGRFLRTHSVKVDLKGSDILGAIESVGRSFEDFSDNAVESRGKKKKAQKILGPLMMAMALKAAALLPLALGAIALIAGKALLVGKIALVISAIIGLKKLLSHQKHVTYEVVSHPHHSSSHVVSHDDGGHGGGFGGGDFGGGGGGGGYGSSGHGWARSLPQDAHEIAYRAHQPQTQA, from the exons ATGATAATTGACAAGAGGGAGGCCGATGAAGGGGAGGAAGTCAGCGTGGGGAGATTATCCGCGGCTTACGCGATACACTCGAccgaacgagagagagaaaggggggtGGGGAGGGTGACGAGAACGGAGCAGCGGGAGAAGGGAGACGAGAGAGCGTATGACGCGAACGCGGACCCCCGGTGGCCTGCGAACCCACGAGGGCTCCCCTCGTGCGATTACTTCGGTATAAAAGCAAAGCAACCTCTTTTAGATGTAACACACGAGGTAGCATCGGCGCATCCTGGCGTGCCTGATCACGTTCAAACGCGCCTGTACGTCTGGGGCACGGAGGAGTCCGAAGGAGACCGATTCCGCATTGTGACGCACGCGGCTCTCGAGGATATTTACGGCTTTGTTCTCGACACACGGGGAACGCGTGGAACGCGGCGAGCTTGCACAACGGTGACCATGGCCAAGCATTTCGCGACGTTGCTGTGGGTGTCGGCGGCGTTGACCGCGACCCTGGCGTTGCCGACCAGCGACAAGGCCGGCGGGAGTGAGAACGACCTGATGGCGAGCATATACGCCGACTGTCTGAAGAAGGAGTCCATCAGCTGCATCAAGTACAAAGTATTCACCTACGTTGACAAGATGCTGGCCGACAAAGAGGACATCACGCTCTCCGAGGGCATCACCGTCGTGAAGACGTCCAACGCCGAGGGCGAGGGTGCGCCAAG ATCCATCGAATCCAACGATTTCGATACACTCTTGTTCGACCGACTCGGAAGGTTCCTGAGGACGCACTCGGTTAAAGTCGATCTCAAGGGCAGCGATATCTTGGGAGCGATCGAATCCGTCGGGCGCAGTTTCGAGGACTTCAGCGATAACGCTGTTGAGAGTCGTGGAAAGAAAA AGAAGGCACAAAAGATCTTGGGGCCCTTGATGATGGCCATGGCCCTAAAGGCGGCCGCTTTGTTGCCGCTGGCGCTCGGCGCGATCGCTCTAATAGCCGGCAAGGCCTTGCTCGTTGGCAAGATCGCCCTCGTAATCTCGGCTATCATCGGACTGAAGAAGCTCCTTTCTCATCAAAAGCACGTGACCTATGAGGTGGTCTCGCATCCGCATCACAGCAGTAGCCACGTCGTCAGCCACGACGACGGTGGCCACGGCGGCGGCTTCGGCGGTGGCGActtcggcggcggcggcggcggcggcggctacGGCAGTAGCGGACACGGATGGGCCAGAAGTTTACCGCAAGACGCCCATGAGATCGCCTATCGCGCCCACCAACCCCAAACACAAGCTTAA
- the LOC105675273 gene encoding uncharacterized protein has translation MLLLYVLLFLPVLVAAQESQPTNTTDREMLRNNSSGDGLDWIGESFLNAVDTFLPVSKSYNSIEVAEGKAKKLKLNKYVVPLIVGIILIKSILLPITLKTLAILSGKAVVLSLMSLILAAIVGLKKVARENSDVHKLRRQDTYNYETEAQEFEPYRFYKEQRRKK, from the exons ATGTTACTATTATACGTGTTGCTTTTTCTGCCCGTGTTGGTCGCAGCGCAGGAATCGCAACCTACGAATACGACGGATCGAGAGATGCTACGAAACAACAGTTCCGGTGACGGTTTAGATTGGATTGGTGAAAGCTTCCTAAACGCCGTTGATACATTTCTTCCTGTTTCAAAATCGTATAATAGTATAGAAg TTGCAGAGGGTAAAGCAAAGAAGTTGAAGCTAAATAAATACGTTGTACCCTTGATTGTTGGAATAATTCTGATAAAATCGATTCTACTACCCATCACATTGAAGACATTGGCTATTCTAAGCGGAAAAGCCGTCGTGCTGAGTTTGATGAGCTTGATATTAGCAGCCATAGTCGGATTGAAAAAAGTCGCCCGGGAAAACAGTGACGTCCACAAACTCAGGCGACAGGATACATACAATTATGAGACTGAAGCGCAGGAATTCGAGccttatagattttataaagaacaacgtagaaagaaataa
- the LOC105675505 gene encoding uncharacterized protein — MLSRVSLLTILLILNCVSRAMEHSKSPQEERAVTSDKKVLRHTYVNVTFENLVSSANSSIAKDQLTKMHIQDEHSAHSKIGVEERDRPRGRKRRMDRTMMALLMAYKLKFVALIPTLLGGLILLKGTTLLAGFFFALFAAVLGLKGH; from the exons ATGTTGTCGAGAGTCAGTCTGCTCACGATTCTGCTGATCCTGAACTGCGTCAGCCGCGCGATGGAGCACTCGAAATCGCCACAGGAAGAGAGAGCCGTCACTTCCGACAAGAAGGTCCTAAGGCATACGTACGTTAACGTTACGTTTGAGAATCTTGTTTCTTCAGCCAACAGTAGCATTGCCAAAGACCAGCTGACTAAGATGCACATTCAGGATGAACACAGTGCACATTCCAAGATTGGAGTGGAAGAACGAG ATCGACCGCGCGGTCGGAAACGGAGGATGGACCGTACGATGATGGCGTTACTAATGGCGTACAAGCTGAAATTTGTTGCTCTAATACCGACGCTGCTCGGAGGTTTGATCCTCCTCAAAGGAACGACGCTTCTCGCGGGATTCTTCTTCGCTTTATTCGCCGCTGTTCTTGGATTAAAAGGACACTAA
- the Osi10a gene encoding uncharacterized protein Osi10a, whose protein sequence is MEPKEQDIPDNGHFYGFNEALGACLSKKEHGTFECVNRGILSTLQSLNEEDTLEFGKARLERAESYGRDLLDLDYDPKDFGNIMTAAARLMERRNIKWNLDNLYPGLQMRVGPMLNGNGILEFVLDERVPSYGDRQVGAGRQLTRHILLPFLLGFKFNLASLIPLMFGFLLIVTKKALILTKIALFLSGLLGWNTLFSSAAPPYAANGFNGFHAYGHEVPAGAYYHDHFPQQPYKTLHDFKPYDQHVIREVVDIFDNDAAHVRKNAKNFVWAKDN, encoded by the exons ATGGAGCCGAAAGAACAAGACATCCCGGATAACGGACATTTTTACGGCTTTAACGAGGCTCTCGGCGCATGCCTGTCGAAGAAAGAACACGGCACATTTGAATGCGTAAATCGAGGTATTTTAAGTACTTTGCAATCATTGAACGAGGAGGACACTTTGGAATTTGGAAAGGCCAGATTGGAGAGAGCAGAGAGCTACGGCAGGGATCTTTTGGACTTGGATTACGATCCGAAGGATTTCGGAAATATTATGACAGCTGCGGCCAGATTAATGGAACGTCGAAATATCAAGTGGAATCTCGACAATTTGTACCCGGGGTTGCAGATGCGCGTTGGACCAATGTTAAACGGAAACGGAATATTGGAATTTGTTCTCGATGAGAGAGTTCCTTCGTACGGCGACAGACAGGTTGGCGCAG GAAGGCAATTGACCAGACACATATTACTACCGTTTCTCTTGGGTTTCAAATTCAACCTGGCATCTCTAATTCCGCTTATGTTCGGCTTCCTGCTGATTGTGACCAAAAAGGCCCTGATATTGACAAAGATAGCACTGTTTCTGAGCGGTCTTTTAGGATGGAACACACTCTTCTCCAGCGCCGCGCCACCTTACGCGGCCAACGGGTTCAATGGCTTTCATGCTTACGGACATGAAGTACCGGCAGGTGCATACTATCATGATCACTTCCCACAGCAACCTTATAAAACGCTACACGATTTCAAGCCTTATGATCAGCACGTTATTAGGGAAGTTGtcgatattttcgataatGATGCAGCGCACGTTAGAAAAAATGCTAAGAATTTTGTTTGGGCTAAAGATAATTAA
- the Osi8 gene encoding uncharacterized protein Osi8, with product MKRFAHYFVCLAVLTAVSARSAETNPTSNSINEQQTARSSGNGIFGELRHVYQVYKECSAAELSPCLKLKLLTAMDRISRSAQLNVAEGVTLVQDEPIANESEPEKSVQEIEASLPRALEDKEDALNGMIFDRIVKFFQSHTLKLKLPNVDELQRGFVEEGRKKKKMSGLLAIPLLIGGTLVPLALGALALLAGKALIVSKLALVLASIIGLKKLVSGGHDHGHEVVQVAGGHGSGGWARSGHDLAYSAYKPAST from the exons atgaaacgaTTCGCACACTATTTCGTATGCCTGGCTGTACTGACGGCGGTTTCTGCGAGGTCGGCCGAAACTAATCCTACATCTAATTCCATCAACGAACAGCAAACCGCTAGATCGAGTGGCAACGGCATATTTGGCGAGTTACGCCATGTCTATCAGGTGTACAAGGAATGTAGCGCCGCGGAACTGAGTCCTTGCTTAAAACTGAAACTCTTAACGGCCATGGACAGGATTTCTCGAAGTGCACAGTTGAATGTGGCCGAAGGCGTTACTCTCGTTCAGGACGAACCAATTGCCAACGAATCTGAACCAGAAAAATCTGTGCAGGAAATCGAAGCCAGTTTGCCGCGAGCGTTGGAAGACAAGGAAGACGCTCTTAACGGCATGATCTTCGATAGGATTGTCAAGTTTTTCCAGAGTCACACTTTGAAACTAAAATTACCAAATGTAGATGAGCTTCAACGTGGCTTTGTCGAAGAAG GTCgcaagaagaagaagatgagCGGTCTTCTTGCCATTCCGCTGTTAATTGGCGGCACATTAGTACCACTGGCGCTTGGCGCTCTCGCGCTGTTGGCCGGCAAAGCGTTGATTGTGAGCAAGCTCGCGCTGGTGCTCGCTTCCATCATAGGATTGAAGAAACTCGTGTCCGGCGGTCACGATCACGGACACGAAGTCGTCCAAGTCGCGGGAGGCCACGGATCGGGCGGATGGGCAAGATCGGGACACGATTTGGCCTACTCCGCGTACAAACCAGCGTCAACTTAG
- the LOC137000044 gene encoding uncharacterized protein: protein MSAIKNLSKCVLLSLVCSAIVCADEDGGFLDRGYRALYRVYEECEHRNMAVSPCLKKKAIAFFERLGRIQTLPVSDNLELVKVASVPENSSKSTVSDLEKTLARTSGSATDEILNEILFERVAALMNSFNVQISLPKTTSGELKRSVEEGRGKMKKMMGMMMMGMAMKLAALVPIAMGVLFLLAGKALIISKIALVLSLIIGLKKLLSQKNNDHGHGGWQQGGGGWDRSLKADVSAPVPSMTDADREYAQTLAYSARQKR from the coding sequence ATGTCGGCGATTAAGAATTTGTCCAAGTGTGTGCTGCTATCGTTAGTCTGCAGTGCAATTGTCTGCGCCGACGAGGACGGCGGATTCCTCGATCGAGGATATCGTGCCCTGTACCGCGTCTACGAGGAGTGCGAGCACCGCAACATGGCCGTGTCGCCGTGCTTGAAGAAGAAGGCGATCGCTTTCTTCGAGAGGCTCGGTCGAATACAGACGCTGCCGGTCAGCGACAATCTCGAGCTGGTCAAAGTCGCGTCTGTGCCGGAGAACAGCTCGAAGAGCACAGTCTCCGATCTGGAGAAGACCCTGGCGAGGACTAGCGGCAGTGCCACGGACGAGATCCTCAACGAAATTCTGTTCGAGCGCGTGGCCGCGCTGATGAACAGTTTCAATGTGCAAATCAGCTTGCCGAAAACAACCTCCGGCGAGCTGAAACGCAGCGTCGAGGAGGGCCGCGGCAAGATGAAGAAGATGATGGGCATGATGATGATGGGGATGGCGATGAAACTCGCCGCGCTGGTCCCCATCGCTATGGGCGTGCTCTTCTTGCTCGCCGGCAAGGCGCTCATCATCAGCAAGATCGCCTTGGTGCTGTCGCTCATCATCGGATTGAAGAAGCTGCTGAGCCAAAAGAATAACGACCACGGTCACGGCGGCTGGCAGCAGGGCGGAGGCGGATGGGACAGGAGTTTGAAGGCAGACGTGAGCGCGCCTGTTCCGTCGATGACGGATGCCGATCGTGAGTATGCTCAGACCCTGGCGTACAGCGCGCGGCAGAAGCGTTAA
- the LOC105675272 gene encoding uncharacterized protein, translating to MEKRRSTVWILCFVHLAILCNLVTAKSEYTKLFERCANEKNTFDCFKRRALEILDSATQDDTVYKINDYISITKDAASVARSHSMAENDTELSLDEKLDNKFYEFLSTRSLKLTIPGNAFEGRKKKNKNGYLIIAGAVMAGMMAQLAYGKIAFLAGTALLTAKMALVLSAIVGLKKLASGGGGHEVIYATASEHHGGGGSGYGGGGYGGWQRAMEVVPPT from the exons ATGGAGAAGCGACGATCGACAGTTTGGATCTTATGTTTCGTACACCTCGcgatattatgcaatttaGTGACCGCCAAAAGTGAATACACGAAGCTGTTCGAACGGTGCGCGAACGAGAAGAATACTTTCGACTGCTTCAAGCGCCGTGCCCTGGAGATCCTCGACTCGGCGACGCAGGACGATACCGTGTATAAAATCAATGACTACATTTCGATCACCAAAGATGCTGCATCTGTCGCGAGAAGTCACTCGATGGCAGAAAATGACACGGAGCTGAGTCTCGATGAGAAATTGGACAACAAATTTTACGAGTTTCTGTCAACGAGAAGCTTGAAACTGACGATACCGGGCAACGCTTTTGAAG ggaggaaaaaaaagaataaaaacggATATCTAATAATAGCGGGTGCCGTGATGGCAG gTATGATGGCGCAATTAGCGTACGGAAAGATAGCTTTCCTTGCTGGAACAGCATTGCTGACAGCAAAAATGGCCCTGGTTTTAAGCGCAATAGTCGGCTTGAAAAAGCTCGCATCGGGCGGGGGTGGACATGAAGTAATCTATGCGACGGCATCGGAACATCACGGAGGTGGTGGCAGTGGATATGGTGGCGGCGGATACGGTGGCTGGCAACGAGCAATGGAAGTTGTTCCACCCACCTGA
- the Osi9 gene encoding uncharacterized protein Osi9, producing MLRFAIIGALFVVSGLAAPASQDAAASPPPSILEEALDVYASCSEESSIAVCLKLKALRFVDRAARSADIEIIDGFKIVQTEEAKNSRADNARSLNDIESTLPAEAEAKEAAIDQALVDRAGKFLSTHTMELSIPEEVSRSFDEARGKKKKIVKSLLPILLLLKLKAAALIPIALGALALIAFKALVIGKIALIISLIIGLQKLLAHKHQSYEVVAHPVHDYGHDVHHDVHHGWARSAAASDLAYKAYKKPSK from the exons ATGTTGAGATTCGCGATAATTGGCGCACTCTTCGTGGTATCCGGCCTCGCCGCGCCGGCGTCGCAGGACGCGGCGGCGTCGCCGCCACCCTCGATCCTCGAGGAGGCCCTCGACGTGTACGCCTCTTGTTCCGAAGAGTCGAGCATCGCGGTGTGTCTCAAGCTGAAGGCCCTGCGCTTCGTCGATCGTGCCGCCCGCTCAGCCGACATCGAAATTATCGACGGATTCAAGATCGTGCAGACCGAGGAGGCGAAGAACAG CCGAGCTGACAATGCAAGGTCTCTCAACGACATTGAAAGCACCTTACCTGCTGAGGCCGAAGCCAAAGAGGCCGCAATTGATCAAGCCCTCGTCGACAGGGCCGGTAAATTCTTATCCACGCACACCATGGAATTGAGCATTCCCGAGGAAGTTTCTCGCTCCTTCGACGAAg CTCGTGGCAAAAAGAAGAAGATCGTTAAATCCCTGCTGCCGATTCTGCTGCTCCTGAAATTGAAGGCCGCCGCCCTCATCCCGATCGCCCTCGGTGCCTTGGCTCTGATCGCTTTCAAGGCCCTCGTCATCGGCAAGATCGCTCTCATCATCAGCTTGATCATCGGCCTGCAGAAGCTGCTCGCTCACAAGCACCAGAGCTACGAGGTCGTCGCGCACCCCGTCCACGACTACGGACACGATGTGCACCACGATGTGCACCACGGCTGGGCGAGATCGGCGGCCGCTTCCGACCTCGCGTACAAAGCGTACAAGAAGCCCTCTAAATAG
- the LOC137000045 gene encoding uncharacterized protein: protein MTNSTKRQSLSNMLRRLFAFLILGGFIAFCSCEPVNRKLLREASEKSIECVENEGDKSCGTNKTIDVLPSNQENQTWVTSKIRQIFLEDDDGIGEVSARKKKKGYSRLLFLMMGAMKAALVYGVLHGVAALAGKAILVAKIALAVAIAAILKKNDHQEKVSYEIVKHPQTSYIQTHSSSVDYDHRSDYGDEHYDRNEHSDRNDHYDRNDHYDRNDHYDRNDHYNRNSVTDYEHRKRRRILR from the exons ATGACGAACTCCACAAAACGCCAGTCCTTGTCGAACATGCTTCGGCGGCTCTTCGCGTTTCTGATATTGGGCGGTTTCATCGCCTTTTGTTCTTGCGAACCTGTGAACAGGAAGCTTCTTCGGGAAGCTTCCGAAAAGTCAATTGAGTGTGTCGAAAATGAAGGTGATAAATCCTGTGGGACCAATAAAACGATCGATGTTTTACCATCGAATCAGGAGAATCAAACTTGGGTCACCAGCAAAATTAGACAAATATTTCTAGAAGACGACGATGGCATAGGTGAAG tttctgcccggaagaaaaaaaaaggttacagtagattattatttttaatgatggGAGCTATGAAAGCTGCATTGGTTTATGGAGTATTACATGGAGTTGCAGCACTTGCAGGAAAGGCAATATTGGTTGCCAAAATAGCATTAGCTGTTGCCATTGctgcaattttgaaaaagaatg ATCATCAAGAAAAAGTCTCTTATGAAATAGTGAAACATCCACAAACTAGCTACATACAAACTCATAGTTCAAGCGTCGATTACGATCACCGTAGTGATTATGGGGATGAACATTATGATCGAAATGAGCACTCTGATCGGAATGATCATTATGATCGGAATGATCACTATGATCGGAATGATCACTATGATCGGAATGATCACTATAATCGAAATAGTGTTACGGATTATGAACATCGAAAGCGACGACGCATTCTTCGATAG